A window of the Pirellulales bacterium genome harbors these coding sequences:
- a CDS encoding ribonuclease D — MKYDLITTDEQLVDFCDDIAGAPRIAFDTEFVSERTYRPQLCLVQVAVGERLAVIDTIEVRNLVPFWKLLATGEHETIVHAGREEVCFCLEAVGKPPAGLFDVQIAAGLIGHEYPAGYGNLLSKLLGIKAAKKETRTDWSKRPLSDRQMEYALDDVRDLERLRDKLHGRLSRHERLSWLDAEMTAWIEQLIASREEERWRRVSGIAGLGSRELAIVRELWRWREGEARRRDWPPRRLLRDDLIVEMAKRHSDDPKQIGAVRGMERGDLQRQIGALSAAIRKALEMPDEDHPPMVRGESAVALSMVTQFLASAVSSICRAAHVAPSIVGTASDVRDLIAYRLGGNSRGREQELPMLMRGWRAEVVGNVLDDLLTGRLSIRIAEPTSDHPLQFLPVDGEVSKKRRHRT, encoded by the coding sequence TTGAAGTACGACCTGATTACCACCGACGAGCAACTGGTCGACTTCTGCGACGACATTGCCGGCGCCCCACGCATTGCGTTCGACACCGAGTTCGTCTCCGAACGGACGTATCGCCCGCAATTGTGCCTGGTGCAGGTGGCGGTCGGCGAGCGGCTGGCGGTCATCGATACGATCGAGGTGCGGAACCTCGTCCCCTTCTGGAAGTTGCTCGCCACGGGCGAGCACGAGACGATCGTCCACGCCGGTCGCGAAGAGGTCTGCTTCTGTCTCGAGGCTGTCGGCAAGCCACCGGCCGGGCTGTTCGACGTCCAGATTGCGGCGGGGCTCATCGGCCACGAGTACCCGGCCGGCTATGGCAACCTGCTGTCGAAGCTGCTCGGCATCAAGGCGGCGAAGAAGGAAACTCGCACCGACTGGAGCAAACGCCCCCTGTCCGACCGGCAGATGGAATACGCGCTCGACGACGTGCGCGACCTCGAGCGGTTGCGCGACAAGCTGCACGGGCGTCTCTCGCGGCACGAGCGTCTCTCGTGGCTCGATGCCGAGATGACCGCCTGGATCGAGCAGTTGATCGCCTCGCGCGAAGAGGAGCGTTGGCGCCGCGTATCAGGCATCGCCGGATTGGGCTCGCGGGAACTGGCCATCGTGCGCGAACTGTGGCGCTGGCGCGAGGGGGAGGCCCGGCGTCGAGATTGGCCACCGCGCCGTCTGCTGCGCGACGATCTCATTGTCGAAATGGCCAAGCGACATAGCGACGATCCGAAGCAGATCGGGGCCGTGCGCGGCATGGAACGTGGCGACCTGCAACGTCAGATCGGCGCTCTCTCGGCGGCAATTCGCAAGGCGCTCGAAATGCCGGACGAAGATCATCCGCCGATGGTCCGCGGAGAATCGGCCGTGGCGCTCTCGATGGTAACACAGTTTCTCGCTTCGGCCGTCTCGAGTATCTGCCGTGCGGCACACGTGGCACCCAGTATCGTGGGGACGGCCAGCGACGTGCGCGATCTGATCGCCTACCGCCTGGGAGGAAACTCGCGCGGTCGCGAACAGGAACTGCCGATGCTGATGCGAGGCTGGCGGGCCGAGGTCGTGGGCAACGTGCTCGACGATCTGCTGACCGGCCGTCTTTCGATCCGCATCGCGGAACCGACCTCCGATCATCCGCTACAGTTCTTGCCGGTGGACGGCGAAGTCTCCAAGAAGCGCCGCCACCGCACGTAG
- a CDS encoding DUF11 domain-containing protein produces MLRNALYATIASLVIAIPLTAVWGQSGRQKQAPTLGERLGNLGRELFGPIEDGSFDADPFAPPSNERRMPTPARRAPERVASNAERMAPSTPKGQLVPRQPQPAASRSLPTAKTPATFDTAGSSRRRPGNEPTLASEPPSTASIPRRDSRSNFAAAEEQQPHETSPSQVTTRRRTYESPSPSRYVDEQQPQPGYAQAPARPEPMASSSPKVTQKRAYQGRGYAPHLARGQAPSRSPMMDHEEPRAVHEPTPARVTGEPTLAQESIAGRAQFGSEEGSGPKIVRNRHVEQPRAGSVAASRPAMEEPRTPRLARSQAPAEMPTEANEDAHVAARRASPVATPPQFDLTVEIETTADTNDLAAIPAEAPTIDEPQEEMVPDAVATDLGAEGRTLAERLAAARSFSAPKHPLRDPSTKMSARASNPAAPMAPTPEAQEIAAEVVTSPAMPAAATSNMLNEALPADEASQPLVGIPRKVTQPPSAAPPVQEPTPALPEETEFEAAETDFAAIESMREPTPAVAIEAANAAPVRNEPTPARPNVPQVAKAESPLLEPTPARQTKEPAAPSEQASTGDSVLLTKQSPVLAVETIGPRNIKVGIPARYRVVVENAGKVAAEGVSVHVLLPEWADVVGANASTGTARAAQDATRGVEWRVGRVESAGRQQLTLEITARRSEPLELDVRWSLAPVKSQTRVVVQEPKLEMRLDGPDEVNYGELERFTLQVGNPGNGDAEQVVVRLLPANADEEATEQMIGTVAAGETKTIDLELSALRSGTFWIKAEADGQGGLHTSVAAEVLVRRAALEVAMEGPAFQYAGTEGTYRVRLTNTGNAPARNVEVRTLLPAGAQHVESTETSRVELASGRVVWGLASLAAGEEREFELTCKLMEPGSLRPQVVCTAADDLTASHGVETKVEALADLSLEIRDPRGPVPVGSEARYEVRIKNRGTSAAHDIDVAAFFASGVEPVKATGAEHRLAEGQVLFDKIAKLDAGQELVLTIFAAASVSGNRGFRVELHCPELETNLAAEESTHFYDRRHGQAAAVTPADESAAVEQAAESSGEATMSESVSASEPTTADEQQHASSDEPTPAAPLATEVPSQP; encoded by the coding sequence ATGCTCCGCAATGCCTTGTACGCCACGATCGCGAGCCTCGTGATCGCCATACCGCTCACCGCTGTCTGGGGCCAATCGGGCCGACAGAAGCAAGCACCCACGCTGGGCGAGCGGTTGGGGAATCTCGGCCGAGAGCTCTTCGGCCCGATCGAAGATGGTTCGTTCGATGCGGACCCCTTCGCGCCTCCCAGCAACGAGCGCCGCATGCCGACGCCGGCACGACGGGCGCCCGAGCGGGTCGCGTCGAACGCCGAGCGCATGGCTCCCAGCACGCCCAAGGGGCAACTCGTCCCACGACAACCGCAGCCTGCTGCCAGCCGCAGTCTGCCCACGGCAAAAACGCCCGCGACCTTTGACACGGCGGGCAGCAGCCGTCGCCGGCCGGGCAATGAGCCCACGCTCGCGTCAGAACCGCCCTCGACGGCCTCGATCCCACGCCGCGATTCTCGCTCGAACTTTGCTGCCGCCGAGGAGCAGCAACCCCACGAGACATCGCCGTCGCAAGTCACGACGCGCCGCCGGACCTACGAGTCTCCGTCGCCGTCGCGCTACGTCGATGAGCAACAGCCGCAGCCCGGCTACGCCCAAGCCCCCGCTCGGCCCGAACCGATGGCCAGCTCTTCTCCCAAGGTCACGCAGAAGCGCGCCTACCAGGGACGCGGTTACGCGCCTCACCTGGCGCGCGGGCAGGCGCCGTCGCGCTCGCCGATGATGGATCACGAGGAGCCGCGCGCCGTACACGAACCGACTCCGGCCCGCGTCACGGGTGAACCGACGCTCGCGCAGGAATCGATTGCCGGCCGCGCGCAATTCGGTAGCGAAGAGGGCTCTGGCCCCAAGATCGTACGCAACCGCCACGTCGAGCAGCCGCGAGCCGGTTCGGTCGCCGCTTCGCGTCCCGCGATGGAGGAACCGCGCACTCCTCGCCTGGCACGCTCGCAGGCGCCCGCCGAAATGCCCACGGAAGCGAACGAGGACGCACATGTCGCCGCACGCAGGGCGTCTCCCGTCGCCACTCCGCCACAATTCGATTTGACCGTTGAGATAGAAACGACGGCCGACACGAACGATCTGGCGGCGATACCGGCCGAAGCGCCGACGATCGACGAGCCGCAAGAAGAAATGGTGCCCGACGCGGTGGCCACCGATCTTGGCGCCGAAGGTCGCACGCTGGCCGAGCGTCTTGCCGCGGCACGTAGCTTCTCGGCCCCCAAGCACCCGCTGCGCGATCCGTCGACCAAGATGTCGGCTCGAGCTTCGAATCCGGCAGCTCCCATGGCCCCCACCCCCGAGGCGCAGGAGATCGCCGCCGAGGTCGTTACTAGCCCGGCCATGCCCGCTGCTGCTACTTCCAACATGCTGAACGAAGCGCTCCCCGCGGACGAGGCATCGCAGCCGCTCGTGGGCATTCCGCGCAAGGTGACACAACCGCCATCGGCCGCGCCGCCGGTGCAGGAACCGACGCCCGCTCTGCCCGAGGAAACCGAGTTCGAAGCAGCAGAAACCGATTTTGCCGCGATCGAGTCGATGCGGGAACCGACACCTGCGGTCGCGATCGAAGCGGCAAATGCGGCCCCTGTCCGAAATGAGCCGACCCCGGCCCGCCCGAATGTACCTCAAGTGGCCAAGGCAGAATCACCTTTGTTGGAGCCAACCCCCGCCCGTCAGACAAAAGAGCCGGCGGCGCCGAGCGAGCAAGCCTCGACGGGTGACAGCGTTCTCTTGACCAAGCAAAGCCCCGTGCTGGCGGTCGAAACAATTGGCCCGCGCAACATCAAGGTCGGCATACCCGCCCGTTACCGCGTTGTCGTGGAGAACGCGGGCAAGGTGGCCGCGGAGGGGGTCTCGGTGCATGTCTTGTTGCCCGAGTGGGCCGACGTGGTCGGCGCCAATGCCTCGACCGGCACCGCCCGCGCCGCGCAAGACGCCACGCGCGGAGTCGAATGGCGCGTGGGGCGCGTCGAATCGGCCGGTCGGCAACAGTTGACTCTCGAAATCACCGCGCGTCGTAGCGAACCGCTGGAACTCGACGTGCGTTGGAGCCTGGCCCCGGTCAAGTCGCAGACGCGCGTCGTCGTACAAGAGCCGAAGCTCGAGATGCGTCTCGATGGTCCCGATGAAGTGAACTACGGCGAGTTGGAACGCTTCACCCTGCAGGTGGGCAACCCGGGCAATGGCGACGCCGAACAGGTCGTCGTGCGTTTGCTGCCCGCCAACGCCGACGAGGAAGCAACCGAGCAGATGATCGGCACCGTGGCCGCCGGCGAGACCAAGACCATCGATCTCGAACTGTCGGCGCTGCGCTCGGGTACCTTCTGGATCAAGGCCGAGGCCGACGGACAGGGTGGCCTGCACACGAGCGTCGCTGCCGAAGTGCTCGTCCGCCGCGCCGCGCTCGAAGTCGCCATGGAAGGCCCCGCCTTCCAATATGCCGGCACCGAGGGAACCTATCGCGTGCGTCTGACGAACACGGGCAATGCCCCGGCACGCAACGTCGAAGTGCGCACGTTGTTGCCGGCCGGTGCCCAGCACGTCGAGAGCACCGAGACCTCGCGCGTCGAGCTGGCCAGCGGTCGCGTCGTCTGGGGACTAGCCAGCCTGGCGGCGGGCGAAGAGCGCGAGTTCGAACTGACCTGCAAGCTGATGGAACCGGGTTCACTCCGCCCGCAGGTGGTCTGCACGGCGGCCGATGATCTCACCGCCTCGCACGGCGTGGAGACCAAGGTCGAGGCGCTGGCCGATCTCAGCCTCGAGATTCGCGATCCGCGCGGGCCCGTGCCCGTGGGGAGCGAGGCGCGTTACGAAGTCCGCATTAAGAATCGCGGCACGAGCGCCGCACACGATATCGACGTGGCGGCCTTCTTTGCCTCCGGCGTCGAACCGGTCAAAGCCACCGGCGCCGAGCATCGACTCGCCGAGGGGCAGGTGCTGTTCGACAAGATTGCCAAGCTCGACGCCGGACAGGAGCTCGTGCTGACGATTTTTGCCGCAGCGAGCGTGAGCGGAAATCGTGGCTTCCGCGTCGAGTTGCATTGCCCCGAGTTGGAAACGAACCTCGCCGCGGAAGAATCGACGCACTTCTACGACCGCCGCCACGGCCAGGCCGCGGCCGTCACGCCGGCCGACGAATCGGCCGCGGTCGAACAGGCCGCCGAGTCGTCCGGCGAAGCGACGATGTCCGAATCGGTCTCGGCCTCCGAGCCAACAACGGCCGACGAGCAGCAGCATGCCAGCAGCGACGAGCCGACGCCCGCCGCTCCGTTGGCGACAGAAGTTCCGTCGCAGCCGTAA
- a CDS encoding sigma-54-dependent Fis family transcriptional regulator: MSLELPRLGYEVTVCPDGTTAAAALERNTYDCLLVDLDMPGLNGIEVIARARQLSPDTDAIVLTGKSSVETAIAALRHGAFDYLTKPCKLAELDALLSRVASKRELTNKYRAVKRQLERLEGASQLIGESPRIEQVRRLVAKVAPTDSTVLVLGETGTGKELVARAVHDQSMRCDKPFVAINCGALPESLIESELFGHRKGAFTGADEHRVGLFEVSAGGTLFLDEIGELPKAMQAKLLRFLESGEIRRVGENESFVVDVRVVCATHRHLEEMVAAGDFREDLMFRINTFEIHLPPLRERLDDIPLLARHLLARCRRSLRPGDEAFTPDAIKALQAHVWPGNVRELANVVEHAAILNDNGPISADELPSRFAQRKLQGPHFKLNGGMTMREIELLAIQQSLERHGGNKPKAAEELGISLKTLYNKLHQVGSLESTN; this comes from the coding sequence ATGAGCCTCGAGCTGCCGCGCCTGGGCTACGAGGTCACCGTCTGCCCCGATGGCACGACCGCCGCCGCCGCGCTCGAACGCAATACCTACGACTGCCTGCTGGTGGATCTCGACATGCCGGGCCTCAACGGCATCGAGGTCATCGCGCGCGCCAGGCAGCTTTCGCCCGACACCGACGCCATCGTGCTCACCGGCAAGTCCTCGGTCGAAACGGCGATCGCCGCGCTCCGCCACGGCGCGTTCGACTATCTGACCAAGCCCTGCAAGCTGGCCGAACTCGATGCCCTGCTCAGCCGCGTGGCATCCAAGCGCGAGCTGACCAACAAGTACCGCGCGGTCAAGCGACAGTTGGAACGCCTCGAAGGCGCCTCGCAACTCATCGGCGAATCTCCACGTATCGAGCAGGTGCGCCGCCTGGTCGCCAAGGTGGCGCCCACCGATTCCACCGTGCTCGTGCTGGGCGAAACCGGCACCGGCAAGGAGCTCGTCGCGCGGGCCGTCCACGATCAGAGCATGCGCTGCGATAAACCGTTCGTGGCCATCAACTGCGGCGCCCTGCCCGAGAGCCTGATCGAGAGCGAATTGTTCGGACATCGCAAAGGGGCCTTCACCGGCGCCGACGAGCATCGCGTCGGCCTGTTCGAGGTCTCCGCCGGCGGCACGCTCTTTCTCGACGAGATCGGCGAACTGCCCAAGGCCATGCAGGCCAAGCTCCTTCGCTTCTTGGAGAGCGGCGAGATTCGCCGCGTGGGCGAGAACGAATCGTTCGTCGTTGATGTCCGCGTCGTCTGCGCCACGCACCGGCATCTCGAAGAGATGGTCGCGGCCGGCGATTTCCGCGAAGACCTGATGTTCCGCATCAACACGTTCGAGATCCACCTGCCCCCGCTCCGCGAACGCCTCGATGATATTCCGCTGCTGGCGCGCCACCTGCTGGCGCGCTGCCGGCGATCGCTGCGTCCGGGAGACGAAGCTTTCACCCCCGATGCCATCAAGGCGTTGCAGGCACACGTCTGGCCGGGCAACGTACGCGAACTGGCCAATGTCGTCGAGCACGCGGCCATTCTCAACGACAACGGGCCGATCTCGGCCGATGAGCTCCCCAGCCGCTTCGCCCAACGCAAGTTGCAAGGACCCCACTTCAAGCTCAATGGTGGCATGACCATGCGCGAGATCGAGCTGTTGGCCATTCAACAGTCGCTCGAGCGTCACGGCGGCAACAAGCCCAAGGCGGCCGAAGAGCTCGGCATCAGCCTCAAGACGCTCTACAACAAGCTGCACCAGGTCGGTTCCCTCGAATCGACCAACTAG
- a CDS encoding HAMP domain-containing histidine kinase codes for MLNHWPIRTKLLLGLALLVVIVTTLAGSGLFGFYTFRDIVRTLSSRANELPPAMDLIRNVSSLGACLHDARPYSEFMEDSWNRHLISADVVRQDFNKRLEDVRQTVFKYRSQLEVTLDEESQLSVSEREHETIQQLESTLNKIAVLSENPVWVTNTTRIDQLEHEIGKLQGLAGALPVYLFQDLRDLREGVRTQYRTLIVLTWCASLLAAVLFAVFVRLCYVWLFRPLRILVMGSRKVAAGQFNYRIHLDTQDEMSELAEAMNAMTARFQDIRDDLDRQVQERTKQVVRSEQLASVGFLAAGVAHEINNPLASIAMCSESLEGRLGDLLQEGHDEHAVVRNYLRMIQSEAFRCKEITEKLLDFSRLGEVQHTNTDLRELVEGVIEMISHLGRYQDKHLMLLPGDPVFAAINAQEMKQVVLNLLTNGLDSLDPGGRVTVELHRGDGVAELIVSDNGCGMTDEVRRHLFEPFFTRRRGGQGTGLGLSITYRIIADHDGHIEAESAGPGQGSRFRVTLPLVEQHKEYSHRHQAA; via the coding sequence TTGCTCAATCACTGGCCCATTCGCACGAAGCTCCTGCTCGGACTGGCGCTGCTGGTCGTCATCGTCACGACCTTGGCCGGCAGCGGGCTGTTCGGCTTCTACACGTTTCGCGACATCGTGCGCACGCTCAGCTCGCGCGCCAACGAGCTTCCCCCGGCCATGGACTTGATCCGCAACGTGAGCAGTCTGGGCGCCTGTCTGCACGATGCGCGCCCTTACAGCGAGTTCATGGAGGACTCCTGGAACCGCCACTTGATCTCGGCCGACGTCGTACGCCAGGACTTCAACAAGCGACTGGAGGACGTACGGCAAACCGTATTCAAGTATCGTTCCCAGTTGGAGGTCACTCTCGATGAAGAGTCGCAGCTCAGCGTGAGCGAGCGCGAACACGAGACGATCCAGCAGCTCGAAAGCACGCTGAACAAGATCGCCGTGCTCAGCGAGAATCCGGTCTGGGTGACGAACACTACTCGTATCGACCAACTCGAGCACGAAATCGGCAAGCTGCAAGGGCTGGCCGGGGCGCTGCCCGTTTATCTCTTCCAGGATCTCCGCGATCTCCGCGAAGGGGTGCGTACGCAGTACCGCACCTTGATCGTACTCACCTGGTGCGCGAGCCTGCTGGCCGCGGTCCTTTTTGCCGTGTTCGTGCGGTTGTGCTACGTGTGGCTCTTCCGGCCCCTGCGCATCCTGGTAATGGGTTCGCGCAAAGTGGCCGCCGGACAATTCAACTACCGCATTCACCTCGATACGCAGGACGAGATGTCGGAGCTGGCCGAGGCGATGAATGCCATGACGGCCCGTTTTCAGGACATTCGCGACGATCTCGATCGCCAGGTGCAGGAACGCACGAAACAGGTCGTACGCAGCGAGCAACTGGCCAGCGTCGGCTTTCTGGCGGCCGGCGTGGCGCACGAGATCAACAACCCCTTGGCCTCGATCGCCATGTGCTCCGAATCGCTCGAGGGACGTTTGGGCGATCTGCTGCAGGAGGGGCACGACGAACATGCCGTCGTGCGCAACTATCTGCGCATGATCCAGAGCGAGGCGTTCCGCTGCAAGGAGATCACCGAGAAGCTGCTCGATTTCTCCCGCTTGGGAGAGGTGCAGCACACGAACACCGATCTCCGCGAGCTGGTCGAAGGCGTGATCGAGATGATCTCGCACCTCGGCCGTTACCAGGATAAGCACCTCATGCTACTGCCGGGCGATCCCGTCTTCGCCGCCATCAATGCGCAGGAAATGAAACAGGTCGTGCTGAATCTGCTCACCAACGGGCTCGATAGCCTCGATCCCGGCGGCCGAGTCACAGTCGAGCTGCATCGTGGCGACGGCGTCGCCGAGCTGATCGTCAGCGACAACGGTTGCGGCATGACTGACGAAGTACGCCGGCATCTGTTCGAACCTTTTTTCACCCGTCGCCGCGGGGGTCAGGGGACCGGCCTGGGACTATCGATCACCTATCGCATCATCGCCGACCACGACGGACACATCGAGGCCGAGAGCGCGGGACCAGGGCAAGGTTCGCGGTTCCGCGTGACGCTGCCGCTCGTCGAGCAACACAAGGAGTACTCCCATCGCCACCAAGCCGCTTAA
- a CDS encoding serine/threonine-protein phosphatase, with protein MQKAVTWDNSVEVAVLSDIGMRRTNNQDSYAVVTAPNEQKWHERGHLLLVADGMGAHAAGELASKLAADNVPLTYDKLRDLPLAEALRRAVEDANQKIHSRGEANVDFHGMGTTNTSLLLTPEGAIVAHVGDSRVYRLRGDVLDQLSFDHSLVWEMMAGGKLSEREVPSYIPRNIITRSLGPSPEVKVDVEGPLPIEVGDIYLLCSDGLTGQVRDEELGVILSCLSPSEAVRALVDLANLRGGPDNITVIVAKISGEHGHGGGGAPRHASAKSSSGRGSLATWLWATAGLLALAALGLGAAAQVVPAIMSGAMAAIVAAVALSLRSGEHRASEPPPPMPRQGAAPYTTRHCVADATFVSELATLAEQLRQAATEENWKLDRATFESRCEIAKNAAAAGDAQRAVREYCLAVSFIMGELRAQSSRHPGETNAQ; from the coding sequence ATGCAGAAGGCGGTTACCTGGGATAATTCGGTCGAAGTGGCGGTGCTGAGCGATATCGGCATGCGTCGCACGAACAACCAGGACTCGTACGCCGTCGTCACGGCCCCCAACGAGCAGAAATGGCACGAACGGGGGCACCTCTTGCTGGTGGCCGATGGCATGGGAGCGCATGCTGCCGGCGAGCTTGCCAGCAAGCTAGCAGCCGACAACGTTCCGCTGACCTACGACAAGCTGCGCGACCTGCCCCTCGCCGAGGCCCTGCGACGCGCCGTCGAGGACGCCAATCAAAAGATTCACAGCCGGGGCGAGGCCAACGTCGACTTCCACGGCATGGGCACGACGAATACGTCGCTGCTGCTGACGCCCGAGGGAGCCATCGTCGCGCACGTCGGTGACAGCCGGGTCTATCGCCTGCGCGGCGACGTGCTCGATCAACTGTCGTTCGATCACAGTCTCGTGTGGGAGATGATGGCCGGCGGCAAGCTCAGCGAACGCGAGGTGCCGAGCTACATTCCGCGCAACATCATCACCCGTTCGCTCGGTCCGAGTCCCGAGGTGAAGGTCGACGTCGAAGGCCCCTTGCCGATCGAAGTGGGGGACATCTATCTACTCTGCAGCGACGGACTCACCGGCCAGGTGCGCGACGAGGAACTCGGCGTCATCCTAAGCTGTCTGTCGCCCTCCGAGGCCGTGCGGGCGCTCGTCGATCTTGCCAATCTGCGCGGCGGACCTGACAACATCACGGTGATCGTGGCGAAGATCTCTGGCGAGCATGGCCACGGTGGCGGCGGTGCTCCGCGCCATGCCTCGGCGAAAAGCTCGTCAGGCCGCGGGAGTTTGGCCACCTGGCTCTGGGCCACCGCGGGCTTGCTCGCCCTGGCGGCATTGGGGCTCGGCGCTGCCGCACAAGTGGTCCCGGCCATCATGTCGGGCGCCATGGCAGCGATCGTCGCGGCCGTGGCGCTCAGCTTGCGGTCTGGCGAGCACCGGGCGAGCGAACCGCCCCCCCCGATGCCCCGGCAGGGAGCAGCCCCCTACACGACCAGACATTGCGTGGCCGACGCGACCTTCGTTTCGGAACTGGCCACGCTCGCCGAACAACTGCGCCAGGCCGCGACCGAGGAAAACTGGAAGCTCGATCGCGCCACGTTCGAGTCGCGCTGCGAGATCGCCAAGAACGCCGCCGCAGCCGGCGATGCCCAGCGGGCCGTGCGAGAATATTGCCTGGCGGTCAGTTTCATCATGGGCGAATTACGCGCACAATCGTCTCGTCATCCTGGCGAGACGAACGCCCAATAG
- a CDS encoding PEGA domain-containing protein, protein MPHRCAANKSCLSAARRGLLLWCALVLCGSTSGCVQRRLTVRTNPPGAEVYIDNYPIGTSPVSTSFLYYGTRKFRIVKDGYETLTVEQKISPPWYQYFPLDFVSENVWPAEIRDEQTVDFQLTPQRIVPTELILERAENLRAASHPAVIAPPGTGEIFAPPPAEAVPTGPIFVPGTQIPMAPGNPQVLPPPTTGLPPGTPLGPYPSVPPPPPFSGTPRAPALQTAPGLPPGYVPAPTSALPPAFQMPPATQPMVAPPPVLAP, encoded by the coding sequence ATGCCGCATCGTTGCGCCGCGAACAAGTCGTGCCTGTCGGCCGCGCGCCGTGGTCTGCTGTTGTGGTGCGCGCTCGTCCTGTGCGGAAGCACCAGTGGCTGCGTTCAGCGGCGACTGACGGTGCGTACGAACCCGCCCGGGGCCGAAGTCTATATCGACAATTATCCGATCGGCACCTCGCCGGTCTCGACGAGCTTCCTGTACTACGGCACGCGCAAGTTCCGCATCGTCAAGGACGGCTACGAGACCCTGACGGTCGAACAGAAGATATCGCCCCCCTGGTATCAGTATTTCCCGCTGGATTTCGTGAGCGAGAATGTCTGGCCAGCAGAAATTCGGGACGAGCAGACGGTCGATTTCCAACTCACTCCGCAGCGGATCGTCCCCACCGAGTTGATTCTCGAGCGGGCAGAAAACCTGCGTGCGGCGAGCCACCCGGCCGTCATTGCCCCGCCGGGAACGGGCGAGATCTTCGCTCCGCCGCCGGCCGAAGCCGTGCCGACGGGACCGATCTTCGTACCCGGCACGCAGATCCCGATGGCACCAGGAAACCCCCAAGTGCTGCCCCCCCCCACGACAGGTCTACCGCCGGGGACTCCGCTGGGTCCTTATCCGTCGGTGCCCCCTCCGCCCCCCTTCAGCGGCACGCCTCGTGCTCCGGCACTCCAGACAGCGCCGGGGCTGCCCCCCGGTTACGTGCCGGCGCCGACGAGCGCCTTGCCGCCAGCCTTTCAGATGCCGCCTGCGACACAGCCGATGGTGGCGCCCCCGCCCGTGCTCGCTCCGTAG
- a CDS encoding MCE family protein: MDERVYQFRVGVMVLTTLIIAAILVLLFGELPAYFKGRYPIYIHFPDATGVGEDTPIRASGILIGRVENIRFADQEGTEGVIITAGINQDITLFENQVCKLSTSLLGDAELQFVQSKDPSLSKKPLQPGTLLAGVTASDPLSVISNLEGDLSGAIRSIADTSDQVGRLAAQVNALLEANGDQFTRIVSKAEVSLDTINHLVGGMNELVDDPQRKERLKQAIDDLPTLLNDMHQAVDGFKVTIASADRNLQNLEGFTRPLGERGDELIAKVDNGFERMDVLLAEFAELAKALNNPNGSLGRLLNSPDLYIHINQAAENIDCLTREMRPVVSDLRVFTDKIARHPETLGVRGAIHPNSGLK, encoded by the coding sequence ATGGACGAACGGGTCTACCAATTCCGCGTGGGGGTGATGGTGCTCACCACCCTCATCATCGCGGCGATTCTGGTACTGCTCTTTGGCGAGCTGCCCGCGTATTTTAAAGGGCGCTATCCGATCTATATTCATTTTCCCGACGCAACGGGCGTGGGCGAAGATACGCCCATCCGCGCCAGCGGCATCCTCATCGGCCGCGTCGAGAATATTCGCTTTGCCGATCAGGAGGGGACCGAAGGGGTCATCATCACGGCCGGCATCAACCAGGATATCACGCTCTTCGAAAACCAGGTCTGTAAGCTGAGCACCTCGCTGCTGGGGGACGCCGAGCTGCAATTCGTGCAGAGCAAGGATCCCAGCCTGTCGAAGAAGCCGCTCCAGCCCGGCACGCTGCTGGCGGGAGTGACCGCTTCCGATCCCCTGTCGGTGATCTCGAATCTCGAAGGCGATCTCTCGGGAGCGATTCGTTCGATCGCCGACACGAGCGATCAGGTGGGGCGTCTCGCCGCACAGGTCAACGCGCTGCTCGAGGCCAATGGCGATCAATTCACGCGCATCGTCTCGAAGGCCGAGGTCTCGCTCGACACGATCAACCACTTGGTGGGCGGTATGAACGAGCTGGTCGACGATCCGCAGCGCAAGGAACGGCTCAAGCAGGCGATCGACGATCTGCCCACGCTACTCAACGACATGCACCAGGCCGTCGACGGATTTAAGGTGACGATCGCCTCGGCGGACCGCAATCTGCAGAATCTCGAAGGCTTCACGCGACCGCTGGGAGAGCGCGGCGACGAGCTGATCGCCAAGGTCGACAACGGGTTCGAGCGGATGGACGTGCTGCTCGCCGAGTTCGCCGAGCTGGCCAAGGCCCTCAACAATCCGAATGGGTCGCTGGGTCGGCTGCTGAACAGCCCCGATCTCTACATCCACATCAACCAGGCGGCCGAGAATATCGACTGCCTCACGCGCGAGATGCGCCCCGTGGTGTCCGATCTGCGCGTCTTCACCGACAAGATCGCGCGGCATCCCGAAACGCTTGGCGTGCGCGGCGCGATTCACCCCAACTCGGGCTTGAAGTAG